A genomic window from Aquabacterium sp. OR-4 includes:
- a CDS encoding 2-oxoacid:acceptor oxidoreductase family protein produces the protein MLQIRIHGRGGQGVVTAAEMLSIAAFWQGRCAQAFPSFGSERTGAPVVAFCRIDDREIRLREPIMAPDVLIVQDATLLHQVDVFQGLQPDGYVLINSRLGFDALGLGDMASRFRHERLTTVPATDIAQKHLGRPLPNAVLLGGFAALAGLVSLDAVAHAIRDKFKGQLAEANVAAASEAFAHVSREIEELRHAAR, from the coding sequence ATGCTGCAGATCCGCATTCACGGGCGGGGCGGGCAGGGGGTGGTCACGGCTGCCGAGATGCTCTCGATCGCCGCCTTCTGGCAGGGCCGCTGCGCGCAGGCGTTTCCCAGCTTCGGCTCCGAGCGCACCGGCGCGCCGGTGGTGGCCTTCTGCCGCATCGATGACCGCGAGATCCGGCTGCGCGAGCCGATCATGGCGCCCGATGTGCTGATCGTGCAGGACGCCACGCTGCTGCACCAGGTGGATGTGTTCCAGGGCCTGCAGCCCGATGGCTATGTGCTGATCAACAGCCGCCTGGGCTTTGACGCGCTGGGCCTGGGCGATATGGCCTCGCGCTTTCGCCACGAGCGGCTCACCACCGTGCCGGCCACCGACATCGCGCAAAAACACCTGGGCCGGCCGCTGCCGAACGCCGTGCTGCTGGGCGGTTTTGCGGCGCTGGCCGGGCTGGTGTCGCTGGATGCGGTGGCGCATGCCATCCGCGACAAGTTCAAGGGCCAGCTGGCCGAGGCCAATGTGGCCGCCGCCAGCGAGGCCTTTGCCCATGTGAGCCGCGAGATCGAGGAGCTGCGCCATGCCGCCCGTTGA